ACTAAGTAACTAAAATtctaaaattaatgaaattaaaataaataaataaatcgcGTAAGTACAAAATGCGAACTttgttctttatttattttaagatCCAACTATCCTGCATATCCTAATTAACTTCCCCACTTGAGGACATGAGTATAAAATCTCATTATTATCACATCAATCTAGAGCTAATCGTAGTTCATACAATAGTTAACACAAAAGTAATGGAATGCCATGTATAATCAAATGTACGAATATACAAATTATTATAAACTAGATAAAATACAGAAAAGGTAATCACCCAAGTCTGTAGGTGAATAGCCTCACTGCCCACCCACTCGCATGTCCTGAATGTTTCCTTGTTCTCAATATGCCTTGAGGGGTCAAAAAACAAAGTGTGAGTGGATCATATTTATCTAGTCAAAATTATTtcgaacatactaacccctgtTTTGGAAAAACATATATAGTTGAAAACTACATATAGTCTCACATAAATATGAATTCCAAGATATATCAAATCATCACAATCAGAACTTCAGTCATATTGAAGAAAGTAAATCATACCAAATATCAACCAATTATATAAGTATTCACCTATAAGTATAGTAAGCAGGTGAAACATTATCTAACTGATCATTAGCTAGCATCTACTAACGCGTCTAGCCTCTACTAGAAATATTGGTACCTATATTAATCCTATGACTATAGATAGCTATCCGATGTTTATGATGACCATGTGGTGAAAATAAACACCATAGTCATAAAAATCTATAATATCATTTTTAACAATTCTAGTTAAGTCTCGTCTAAGACTAGTTAATTCAATCATGTGTCAAAAACAGTTTACTcgaaaacatttgtttttgaaGGGATCCACTCATATGTATGTATACTGTAACTTCTCGTTAGGCTTATTGCATGATTCCAACTTAACCTCGCTCATACATGTGAATGTAACATTTAGCTTAAATAAGCATTTCTTGACATTTTGTAATCTCATATCGAAAACTAATATTTAGACATCGAATTTGCATAAATGATGAGGGGCCATATGATTCAACACATCGAAAAATCTAGGGATAGGTCTCTGGTTCTGTAAGCATCACCACGAGCTGCCGTGTGTCGATCATGCGTTGGCGTGGAGACGTTATGTGCTGTCATGTGTGGTCGACATCGCCACCGCCGTACTCATCATCGCAGATCGGTGAGTAAACATCGTAGTCACCGTCTTAGAGCCACACGTCGGTTGTCAGTAAACTCAAAGGAGAAAGACGGAATATACCTTTTTCAGTGGAATATGCCATTAACTAATGGTTCTGTCGTTATGGCCATTAAGTCCAACCACTACCGTCATTAACCACCGTCGAAGACGTCGCAGGAATCTGTAAAATTCTAGAACTTGGCCAACTTAGTTTTTAAGCCTAAAACCAACAAATTTTAACCCTAAACTCAACCAAAACCATTCCAAAGCTTTAAGAAACTGAACCAAACTCGGTTTAGGATGAATAAAGGTTGAATTCGTCTTGAATTCAACAAAAAATGGCCGGTGAGCCTCGTCGAAAATTGGAACCAAGAACACAACAACATGCAGGGGTTAAATCCTATGATTTCAAACCACAACTTCACAAGGTTGATTAAACAACTCACCAAAGTTCAATCCATGAAGGATTAGATCAATCCTAGACTCGGACTCAAAGGAACTTGGCCGAAGTCCATTGCCGGTTCCTGGAAAACAACATAGTTGAAGAACAAAGGTTAGACATTAAATTTTCTAGCTTAAATTCAACACAAGAAGCTAGAGAATATACCTAGCAACACATAACCATTAATTTAAGCTAACTTACATCGAATTCACCGAGTTTCACTTCGGACTTGAGTTTTCCCTTTTTCCACCACCAAACACACACATGTAAATACATATTCGAGTTTGTAACTTAACTCTTGTAACTTGGATTCAATTCCACTTTCACCCATGTTGTGTTCCTTTCAAGTGCAAAAATAAGGATAATATAGTAGCACAAGTAAGAGTGTCGAACCACAGGGAATGATTAGACCTCTACAAATTACTAGCTTTATGTGAACCCTAACTAAACAATGAAAATGCAaactgaatttagatttttgttttgaaagttAAAGTAACTTAAAATGCAAGACAAGATAAAGATGAATGATAGATTGAGTAAGAAACAATGGGAACGGAACTAGGGATACCGATTTCACCATTACAAGTCAattccatgaaaattaagtcaaaacgcAATCAACACTCCAATATGCATTTAGGCTTCGTTTTACTTatttatgatcatccatttgatgtgtaattgtgatcaagtactcctaatctacaatgttcaacttagattaccaaataagaatccattaagaacaagaaaacttcaaagaaccaaagaaatcacatggcaggatgtatgcatagcagtttcttcattcattcacaagTCTACCAAAATTAAGCATAATGTGTACTAtaaccttgatcaaataattCATAAGCAGCCAcaatggtgatcaaacattaagattaacaaacaaattataTTATAAAATCAATGAACGAAACAAGAACACAAATTGGTAATTTGAATACTTTAACTTTAATAACATCGAATTCCCCAGctatgaacttaattacacatcatgattacaaaatatataaatatcaagaacaacataagtgaaattaaagttcatagaagaaaccccattgaagcaattctgatgtagaacttctccaagaacagtGCGGATGCGTGGTTTCTTCGATGGCAGGGGGATGATGaagggaaatagggttttgtttctagaagaaaggccaaagaaagagaagagagagagctctgggcGACCCCAAGGGGGGCTTGTGTAAAAGTGATCTAAAACTTAGTATTTATATGCTAAATGGGGCTGCAGCTGATTGCAAGGTGATCCCAACCATTAAGCCAAAGTTTTGAACATTTTTCCTTATTTGGCACCTCCAAATCAGGCTAGATATCCCAATTTCTTTCCCATTTTGTTCCTGGTCTTCTAACAAGCCAGATTCGTCTTGGATTCTTTATTTGGGCTTCAAAACAGGCCATTAAACTTCTTTCCACGTTTGAATAATGGTCAACCCCAAAAATGGCATGTGTTTCACTTCTTTTGCCTTCAAATTAATCCTAAAGTACATATAATTGCGATTGACACAAAATAGGGTGAAACACAACTGGTTTTACTCCAAAACGTCACAAATAGACTTAGAattgatggtataaatgcatgaaatatatgagttatcaaCCCATGCACTCGTGAGTACAAaactaatttacaaaatttatgaGAAATTGAAATTCAACCCAAGACTCAATATTTATTCAAGACACCCAACTAGgggcattttggtcattttacaTTATTCAAgaataaaatatattattttaaggTACGAGGTTGTATtaatttatgaattgttttctAAATGTGATTGATTGACTTTTATTTACATATGTCGTACTATTGTCACTCACACGAGTTTCACagcttttttgaatttttacttttttagaTGCACCATTCCAATCGTGTAGGGTTATTTCTTAAAGAGTAAATGTAGTAGTTAGAGAAGAGGATATAAAGGGTATAGTGGTGTGTGCAGTGCATTCGAGAGTACGATTTGTTCCTTTTTATTGTAATTTTGTTTCCGCTGAATATCTGATGTATATAATGTATGAGTCACAAATGACTATATTGTACCGCTACTTTCTACTGCCACGTGTTGATCCTAGGTGTATCTCGGGAACTTTTGCTGGTGTTAAAGCATTGGTCTTCGAACCTTTGCATTTCAGCGGACGCTGATACAAGAAATTTTTCATAGTGACCAGAACacgggtggtacaccacgtgtttttatataagtggtgagaaattgtACTTTTTAAGTTAtcaactttttaacacacatatctcaccatttgtatagtgacacgtggtgtactacCACATGTTCCggttacattgaaaaatctctccactgATACATGTTGTGGATCCtaaaataatctcaaaaattctagaggcgacacGTAGACTTTtgttcaagaaagacaagattgccctcaataaatgggcagCCTTTTCAGATACTCCCACGCGCAGCTCACACCCTTGAAGGTCCCAGCAGCTGAATACGACTGCCCATAGCTCACGTGCCAttggcaaggaaaagtcaaagcattaaagataaagattaattacctaaatcctatctttaatgcattcccaattgaagattgacttcaatcaagtaagtaatcccaatttaaataaattagggataattacttcattatctcaagatattatttcctatttaatatcttgagaatatttagagaatatttcTCCACAAAACActtggccaataggatgccgccatgtgatgggtaaaaccctaacactatgGCTGGCcttatccctataaataccccatattctaccaaatttcagAAGCTTTGACTACCCTAAAAAAGCCCTAAAAACTTTATTCTCCTGAGAGTGACTTAGGCATTGAAGATCCATTGGCctaacacccccccccccaccacaCCTCGTGGGTGcatgaggcttaggtctttgatcaaatgtgttaattattttgtagcTGCATTTTCATCAAGACTGAAGACGGTGAAAATTTGCATCGACACATGCCTTGTTGTATTAGATATGTCACGACCTAAAATTTGGACTCACGTGGCCTAGAGTGAGAGACAAGCTAATCTAGTCTATAAGAAATTACGTGTGTAGTTAAGACTTTACGCAAGCAGTTATCTTAAATTGTTTGCATTAAGTGATGAATACTACTTTTGTCATCTTCtggtttcttgtgttttcactAGCAAGTTGTGTGCCTTTGAAGTCGAGGCCCCTTGTGTTTTTCTCATAACCCTAATGAAAAGTTTCTTCAGTTTTGTTCCTCAGAGCAAGGAGAGAAAAACTTGTGAGAACccgaatttttattaattattcagTAATGCAACTTATATGATTTAACTTGCTAAATTTATATGGTtaaataagtatgtaaattggTTTTATATGTTTGGGACTCATTAAgtatatattattattcaaaATCCTTGTTGGTAAAGGTACTTGATTAGTTTGGCAGTGACATGAAGTTACGTTATATAGCTTTGGGACCAAACTAATTATAATAATAGGGAGTTTATTACTTAATAGAGttgtagtaaaaaaaaatagtaatttgACTTGGTTATCTTTAATGAATGTTTTATGGATACAAAGAACCAAATTAGTAGTGGAACATGCCAATTTCTAAGATGTAACACTAGAAAAAGAGAAACACCTGTCTCTAAAATATTTTGATTcatcataaatttttatttgtcaCAACATTGCTTATTTTTTTGGACATATTGACAATCATTACTACGTGGAGGCAAGTTTCTTAAGACAAGAATCTTTTTTTACTACATGGAggttatttttatataaagtaTCACTACAAAGAGGTTTGACTGTATTAGGTCATGGAGTTTATGTCAAGCCCCTAATGAGATTTCCAAAGTTCATATGATTCGTATTAAATATAATTTAAGACTCTATAATGTTAATTATATCCAATACCCTGCACAGAAATTCTTGAATCATCAGGTATTCTCCTTCTTACCAGAGGTAATAATAAGTATGCTTTAGGGTAGAATAATTCTCGTTGGTTTACTCTTCCCTCAAAGGTGGTTTATATACTGCTTACTGATACAAAGTCAACTTTTGGTAATAATTACGATTCCTGAATCCTATCTAATACGTTTAACATTCAACTACAAGGAATTACAATAATTACACAAATCTCTTTTAATGACACCATTATTCAAGCCAATTGAGATTTCTTGTTGTACACTCACATGCATCTATAAATAAGTCTAAGACCCTAATAATGCGTGGAACAAACCCTAGGGTTACGACACATTGTTAAATGATCAAAGACATCTTCATAAGACAAATGTGGTGCCTCAAGTCTAATGACTAATTGCATTGTTGCGACATTAGAGTTTCTTATTTGACATGTCAGTAGAAATTTCCAAATAAGAACTCTCATTAGATCACATTCAATAAACTCATTTTCTATTAAGCACATACGTACTCGTCTTGGTGTCTTTTTTCACACTAATGACTCAAGATGTCATTCTCTCAAAGAGAGAAGGCATAGTATgtattgatcttaacggatcgtcaatgcccaattagtaaTCCTATAACCATGAACATCTAGGATATATGTATGAGAGAGAAAAGTCTCATatatctaacttctttagattacaATCTCTCTATTAGACATTCCTTAGACTTTATTGTGCAAACGTATAATTATTTATGAGACATTTGCATACAATATTTATTGCCATTTGACTAAACTAAATAGTTTAATATAGACAATGTGTGTAACATATCAGTCTTGTGATTGAATTTTAGGGCACTTCCAACGATATTTACCCAAAAATCATTCTTACTCCCAAAAAAATAACCTCAAAAAGCTATGGACTGTCAAATGCTCTTTTGATTCTTGGACCTAGAATTTACAATTGGACTCCCTAGAAAAGTTGAACAGTTtcagttttctttttatttgaaaaCTGAAATCAGTACCAGAAGAAAAACCTTCACATACCGAAGAAAAAAGATGGAAATGAAAAACAAGCATATGCATGTTGTAAACAACAATTTGGTTCCCTTAAGAGGGAAGGAAAACTGGAAGCTTTACATACACACAGATTATTAATTCTTGTGATACGTTGTACAATCTCACTATCTCTTTAAGGCAAGTATTAAAAACAAAGCGTCTCTTCTTCTGTTTTTACGACTAATCAACCTAGAAGGCACAATTGTGGTAGCTACATATATATGTCTATATATGGAGTATGAAAGTTCCTTCTACGTATGAGGAAAACAAATTTATTCCAATTTTGTATTTGAAATTGTTACGTGTGAGGATGATGGTTCAAGTGCTTGACCCCATGATCGTCTAACTTGTGTTGTTGTGTTCGTAACGTGTCCTTTGGGTGGATTCGTTCCATTGTGGCTAGAACATCAATCATGAGTGGCCTATATTTTGGGTCTGTATGGAAGCACTGTAAAGCAAGTTCAGCTGCAGCTTGGGCTGCTTTCTTCGAGTATTGACCCCCCAACCTTGTGTCCATGATTCTTAAAACTCGTCTACTATCACTTATGAATGGCTTTGCCCAATCCACCAATGTTTCCTCGACACTCCCAGCTCTCTCATCGTCCATTGCTCGTCTCCCTGATAGAAGCTCTAACAAAACAACCCCGAAGCTGTACACATCACTCTTTGGCGACAAGTGACCTGCTCATTTTTAACCATATAATGAACAAAATGTCCTTTAGTAGATGCACTAGTTTCCACACAATACATGATGTTTGAATAGTTATAAGTTAGAGGATCACTTATTTATAATGTCTTTCAGTTCCACCCGCATCCCAGACACTTATTCTCTAGTTTCCTTTTGTTTGTTCTATTTTTTGTTGTCAAAGAACCTTCTAACTATATATAAACGTTTTACTTTGCATGTAATCCGTTAGTAATTAGTGAAATAAGTCAGCGTATGATCGAGTcaatcatcaattttatttactttttaaaatGATGCTAAGATTacattttctttcttccttcttttctttctgtagCTGAATTTTTGTTTGCGGGTGTTCCTTTTTCCAGGATTACCAGTAAAAATATCACAGATGCTATGCAATTGAAAGACAAGACTGACCTGTAGCAACATATTCTGGTGCAGCGTAGCCTCGAGTTCCGACCACTCTGGTTGAAACATGAGTATTATCTCCAGTAGGACCATCTCTTGCTAACCCAAAATCTGAAAGCCGAGCACTGAAATCCTGCATAAATTAGATTAAATTTCTGTTAGGCTTGTGATTACAAGTGGCGCAATCGTTCTCAAACTGGAGCTTTTGATGTGCAAGCATACCGAATCAAGTAGAATGTTGGAAGCTTTCAAGTCACGGTAGATGACATTAGCATCTAAACTATGTAAGAAAGATAACCCCCGTGCAACATCAATTGCAATATTCATCCGAACAGCCCAAGTGATGGGTTGAACACCTTCTGCAGAAGAACAAAGAACAACAAGGAAATGATTCAGGaactttaaaaaaatgtatatttGATAAATGTTTCATTTTTGGCAAGTGTTGAAATATACGTTTTCATGAACAGATCAAGGAATAGACAAATTAAAGGGATCAAACCACAGTAAACATAAAGCAGAAACCACAGAGGAACGCTAATATGCGGATTATCTAACCATCCTAGATGCTAAAAGCACAGCAGTCCAATTGCCACACAAGTCCCATGACTAAGAAACCAAAAAATAGATCAAAATATCTGCATTTTCTATCACTAAGAAACCAAAAAAATGTCTCTTTACTGTGGCTACCAATCAATATGTTCAGCAAACAAGTTCCCGAGCTCTAGCCCATTACATGGTCATGGTTAAACAATGGACAGCAGGACACCTAATCAGCCTAAGAACTTCTATAAATATGTCATCAAGGTAAATAAATATGTTCCAGATGTACTATTTTCTTTACAAAGGATGCTACCCCGCTAACAAATCCAGTGAAAACTTCCActatttttgttattaaaaCTCAAGAGTTAACTGGATGGATGTTAAATCGAGATTCAGTATAcattcgtaaaaaaaaaacatttgaaacAACATAATACCAGAGAAAGCTCAAAGTTATAAATGGAAGACCGATTCTCAAAATGCTGAGTTAGTCGACTGCAGGTTAAATTAAGATTTCAGTATTTCACAAGCATAAGCAGTGGGGCATCTAATTTAAAATAGTATAAGCTCCCTAGCAGTAGTAGCAGCCATCATCGATTGATATcgatccaaattcaacatcttacAACACTAAAATTTTAGTCCTTTTCCTGGTTAATTATTGCGATCATTTGTTTGAaacaataattaaattttaagcaggtaacaaattaataaatatatcTATCTATATGTACGATTACCAAGTAACACACTTACTTGCAAATTGGTAAGAAGAAACAACATgaataattgaaaatttgaaatacatAGGGAAAAGGATACTCGTACTCACTTCTAAACAAATGATTCTCCAAACTTCCCCTTGGCATGAATTCATAAACCAGAAGTCTGTTGTCAGATTCTGAGCAATACCCTATGAGTTTCACAAGATTTTCATGGCGAAGCTGACCAAGATAGTTCACTTCTGCCTAaatggttgaaaaaaaaaagatttgagcTTCAGATGAGGAATAgcaagatcaaaatgaaaataattacCAGAAAAAAGGGTCAAAATGAAaacaagacaaaaaaaaaaaaaaaaggtcctgATTGTACATACAAGCCATTCCTTGTGGCCTTGAAAGCTTTCTCGCTTGAGCCTCTTGATGGCCACCACTAACCCAGTTCCAGGTTTAGTGGGAGCTAATGTGTTTGCATCAATCCATCCTTTATATACCCACCCAAACCCTCCCTCTCCGAGCAGACTCTCTGGGCGGAAGTTCCTAGTAGCATTTTTGAGATCACTGAAACTGAAGGACTTGAGGTTGGTAGGGACGGATATATCAGCTTTGGATGCTACTAAAGCTTGATTCAAATTCCCAGACGTTGACTGCTGCGAGCAAGAGCTACTATCCATCTGTTGCTTGCCATTAGACTTTGTACTTCCTAAAAGGTGAAAGAGGTAAGAAAGCTACAAAAAATATCACCTTCAAATTTCTCTGCATGAGAAATAGCgataaacttaaacaaataaatagacAAATGACCACAGTGAAGTGCACCCATATGAATATTAATAAGCTCTTCAGACTGCAGTCCAAACAAAAACAGACAATATGCAGAACAGTTAAAGATTACTGAAACTACATTtatcaagaaaacaaataagtATAAGAGCTTAGACTACACATCAACACATGTCAAGGCCTTTTCAGTACTGCCATCAGAAACAGTCAGTGCTGATTAGTTGGTAATTAAGACTATGAGACCATGATTTGTAGGATCAGATGATCAGATCATATGTTCAAGATACCCAGGAAAAGTACAAAATAATCTCACATGGACATCTCATAAAGAGGAATGATTATTGGTCAGACCTGATAGGCCCAAATGGCTCGATAATAGACCCCTCCTCTCGGCCTTAGAAGAATAAAAGAATCCCAGACTCGCCTTAACTAATAGGAGATGGGACTATAACAGAAAAGAAGGAAATAAGAATAGAGAAATGTATAAAAAGATAAGGATAATATGATCAATTGAAGTCATGGCTCCCTTGAAACATTTCTTGATAGGGTGGTTAAAGCATTtattagtcatatggtaataTAACAAAGAGAAATGTAGTGTCGATTACGTTTGTCATGGGTATAAATGTTTGGGGAAGGGAAGTGACTTCCACACTCCTTTTTTCTCCACCTGCACGACCTATAAacatattaaacaaaaaaaaacagggGTGTGTAGAAGGAGAAAGGGTGTGCCGAAATCAGTTCTCTTTGGGGAATGCTAGCAACTTTCTCTCTAACCTCCCCATGCCATGTGTCCTTTCTTTTACAAACATGAGaagagggagaagggagaagggagaatGTCCAAATGACAAGGTCAGAGAATGTTTCACATTCCCCTAAATGTTTAGCagatataaaataatacaaacacgGCTGTATCACATTATCTTAAATacttcaaaaagaaaaacacacaaaacagtATAGGTGCTGCCTTGCTGTGCTGGTACAACCGTTAGATTCATAAGCATGGTAAAAAGATCATCTTTATACAAGAAAAGGAGGAAAGAAAATCTTTAAAAACCCATTTTATGTTATATACAAATGGTATTGAGGAGGGGTAAACTGAATACACAACGTCGAGTGTGGGGTGGGAATTATCGTAACCATTTGAGCTAAAAGTGCATTCCAACACTTGATGCGCATAGGTTTCTTGAAATTTATAGAGATGATACCTAGGATCTCTTGAAAATTGTAAACAGCAGATAATCACGCAGCATCAAATTCAGATtggaaggaagaagagggaagcAAGCAAACAGAAAAACACCCAAGAAAATATGAGAGAAGTTAGCGGCATGGCATATAGATACTGTTATAGTTTGTAGCTGTAGAGTAGTAGGATACCAGagaagttgatggaagaagcatGAGCACACTTGGTAGATTTTCTGCAGCAGTTTCCCATCATCGATTAAGCTAGAACGATACATCAATCAATCATGTACGTCTACTTGTAGCAGCAGCAGGCATCCATCAggtaaggaggaggaggaggagggctgGCAAATAAGGGAAAGAAAGAAACGTGcaggcaagagagagagagagagagagagaagaaaggtcTTCCATTGACATTTGACATTTGACATTTGACATTTGACATTTATGACACTTTGAAACTAAGCAGAAGAACAAGTATCTGCTTAGTCAATGGAAGAATTCAGAAAATATTGGCCGGATGAATCACTTGTGTGgaaaagtatttttaaagataataataataatattggtCCCACATCCATCTCCATATGAATCTGGTTTTGAAGATACAGAGCATGTGTTTCATGTTAAACTGCTACATCACCACAGCACACACTCACGGCACACTGGATTTAAAACTTCAAACTTAAAActtgaactacaaaacacattttaataaaCATTCTATAAACGAAACTCGACCATCACCCGTGCATTTCATTCATACGCATTGAATTGAGCAAGAAAAATGCATACTtgcacaagaaaaataaaaagaaccaACTCCTCCCCCAGATTTGAAAGATGTCAATTGCCAAGCCCTCCTCCAACTCCAAGCTGCAGATTATCTGATatcaaatcaaaaccctaatttcttggacccctaaatccctaaaattcattaatatCAGAAATTCATAGTGTAATTGACTAGGTAAAAGAAGAGGCTCCAGAGGAATGAAGACGAGGATTGATTAACTGTGTATTTGACAAAATATGATAGTTGTATGATATTAAAAAATTACTTATTGAAATATTTTAGAGATGTTGGAGGAAGTTGTATTTGCATCCAAATCTGAGGGTGCAaattgtaatttaccctttattaaATAGTTAAAAATTTAGGtatattcaattataattttttttaaacgaaAATTATTATCTACAACAAGGGGTGGGGGAGTGGGCTATGTCTTACATTGGGTTAGCACTAATGTGATTGAAATTCgtttttggcgagaattgaacctaagttctttcacttataagtgaagaagaatatcactagaccacaGTTCTAAATTGTTTTAATATTATGCGAGTGTGTTTGGGTTTTCATGGGTTGGGATTTTATAAACCAACGTTGGTTACACAACGTTAAGGACAATCAAAATCACATGGGTTGTTAAGGACAATGCCCACATCATGAGACCAATATTAGCAGATTAATGTTGCTTgacttctttattttttttgtttgttgactGACCAATGCATATTTCTTTTAATTGTCTCTTTTTGTTGACATGGTGCCACTAACCAAAGACATTTGCATTAAAAAGGATATGTGTCGTATGCAAGTTTATATAATCAGTTTTAAAAGATGTATTTGAATGCATGATGATTTGGTGTTCAAATAATTTAGTATTCGAAACCGTAAAACAGCAAGAACCAAATCGGAATCGGTGTAGACCGAACCGTACAGttctagtaataaatttaagcgGAACCTCACCGAACCGAATTGTTAATATTTTCCGGTTCCGGTTTCGATTTAGGGGTGGAACTGCACCGTGACCACCCTTAACAATGCTTGCTCCTCCTTTCTCTGTTCACCTTTTATCCAACTCTCTCTTTGCTCAACCATTTTTTAGGCTTTTAGAAAAATCTGCGTCTGTTatgttgtgagaataaactgttgtaaaataaaattgttaaatgtttggtaaacttctttTGTAAAAaggcttttaacaaaaaataaaaataaaaattacccTCAAGGAATACCAGAactcctacgcgcgagcagtggacaatcatccaTCAATCAAGTTAAAggtacccaaaataggtatttattcacaacctatttcattcatcctcatcaaatcttctccacaaggtaacccccaaaacattcttttcaaattatattaattatctaattaattgatttattacctaattaatctattaattggctaattaactaCAAATTACACCCAAAAATGCCACAAAGAGCCGGTCACCATCTCTCCAAAGGGGGCTGGCCATGCCTTATATACTACcccattttctttaaaaaccgAAGCTCTacactcttgcaaaattctcaaaattctctaaacatttttctctcgaaattctaactttggcatcggaggttcttcggccaaagccccccccattcatcgtgggcacatgaggctcttggccttaacctaaggtgttatttgttttgtatgtACAATTTTGTCCGAGAACAAGGAGggagaaatttgcatccacaaattggtgctttcaatTGCACGATTTCCAGCACAACGAAGCTACTGACAAGGCGCTCAGatgagacatgaccaacataagcggGTCATCTTTCACTGACAAGATTGAGCAGACAAGACTATCCCACATAGATTTTCG
This window of the Malus domestica chromosome 03, GDT2T_hap1 genome carries:
- the LOC103426168 gene encoding probable serine/threonine-protein kinase PBL3 isoform X1, whose product is MMGNCCRKSTKCAHASSINFSGSTKSNGKQQMDSSSCSQQSTSGNLNQALVASKADISVPTNLKSFSFSDLKNATRNFRPESLLGEGGFGWVYKGWIDANTLAPTKPGTGLVVAIKRLKRESFQGHKEWLAEVNYLGQLRHENLVKLIGYCSESDNRLLVYEFMPRGSLENHLFRKGVQPITWAVRMNIAIDVARGLSFLHSLDANVIYRDLKASNILLDSDFSARLSDFGLARDGPTGDNTHVSTRVVGTRGYAAPEYVATGHLSPKSDVYSFGVVLLELLSGRRAMDDERAGSVEETLVDWAKPFISDSRRVLRIMDTRLGGQYSKKAAQAAAELALQCFHTDPKYRPLMIDVLATMERIHPKDTLRTQQHKLDDHGVKHLNHHPHT
- the LOC103426168 gene encoding probable serine/threonine-protein kinase PBL3 isoform X2, which encodes MDSSSCSQQSTSGNLNQALVASKADISVPTNLKSFSFSDLKNATRNFRPESLLGEGGFGWVYKGWIDANTLAPTKPGTGLVVAIKRLKRESFQGHKEWLAEVNYLGQLRHENLVKLIGYCSESDNRLLVYEFMPRGSLENHLFRKGVQPITWAVRMNIAIDVARGLSFLHSLDANVIYRDLKASNILLDSDFSARLSDFGLARDGPTGDNTHVSTRVVGTRGYAAPEYVATGHLSPKSDVYSFGVVLLELLSGRRAMDDERAGSVEETLVDWAKPFISDSRRVLRIMDTRLGGQYSKKAAQAAAELALQCFHTDPKYRPLMIDVLATMERIHPKDTLRTQQHKLDDHGVKHLNHHPHT